TCCGCCGAGTGGGTCGCTGAAGTTGGTCATGCTGGGGGCGGGTGGTCACGCGAAGGTCTTGCTTTCACTGGCTATCGCCAGAGGCTTGGAAGTGCAGGGTGTCTGTGATCCGGAACTCCATCGGTTGGGAGTTGTAGAATGGCGTGGAATCAGAGTATTGGGCGGCGACGAGGTGCTGGAGCAACTCGATTGTGCGCGCGTTGGTCTGATAAACGGCATTGGGCAGGTAGTCGGGAGTAGCCTTCGGCAAACAATCTATGAGCGAGCGGTGGACAAGGGTTTTCGATTTCCCACTCTGGTGCATCCGACAGCTTTCGTCGATGGGTCTGCGGTTTTGGCAGAGGGGGTGCAGGTGATGGCGGGAGTTGTCATTCAGCCGGATGCGAGCCTGGGATGCAACACCATAGTCAATACTAGGGCGAGTGTGGACCATGATTGCCGTGTGGCTGCCCATGTGCACATTGCCCCCGGTGCGACACTTTGTGGAAACGTTCAGGTGGCAACCTGTGCGTTCGTCGGTGCAGGTGCGACGGTGATTCAAGGGCTGGTGATTGGAGAGTATGCAGTTGTCGGTGCCGGGGCGGTGATGGTTCGTGACTTACCAGCCCGGAGCATTTTATTAGGACAAACGGCGCGTTCCAGACCTGTGTCGGGCGAGTAAACATAGAGAAGGTATTCAATGAAACAATGGGAGTTAACACTCGTCGGTCCAGAGTGCTCAATGGAAGAGGCCATCGCAACGCTTGATCGTGTTGCGGTGCGTATTGTCATGGTTGTCGATCAGGAGCGTCGCCTGTTGGGCACCCTGACCGATGGCGATGTCCGCCGGGCCTTATTGAAGCAGCGACCATTGACGACCCCTATTCAGGAAATCATGTGCACGACACCGCGTACCGCTGGTCTTGGCTGGAGTAGGGAAAGAATCCTAGCCGTCATGGAAACCTATCAGTTGTTGCAACTGCCGGTGGTGGATTCCCATGGGCAAGTCATTGGCTTGGAAACATTGCACGATCTTTTGCACAAGCGCCGCAGGGATAATCCGGTATTTTTGATGGCGGGGGGCTTTGGTACCCGCTTGCGTCCCTTGACGCATAATTGCCCAAAACCCCTGCTCAAGG
The Pseudomonas hygromyciniae genome window above contains:
- a CDS encoding acetyltransferase, translated to MTTPPSGSLKLVMLGAGGHAKVLLSLAIARGLEVQGVCDPELHRLGVVEWRGIRVLGGDEVLEQLDCARVGLINGIGQVVGSSLRQTIYERAVDKGFRFPTLVHPTAFVDGSAVLAEGVQVMAGVVIQPDASLGCNTIVNTRASVDHDCRVAAHVHIAPGATLCGNVQVATCAFVGAGATVIQGLVIGEYAVVGAGAVMVRDLPARSILLGQTARSRPVSGE